A single region of the Erythrobacter sp. genome encodes:
- a CDS encoding NAD-dependent epimerase/dehydratase family protein, whose translation MKIVVTGASGLLGHHASVRLHAANSAARFRGEVEPYELVRMGHEAFSDDAQLDEVISGAEAVLHFAGVNRASEEELKRGNPAIATRLSDAIDRTGASPHIVYANSTHAASDTVYGHSKRIAGEILAAAGTPYTDLVLPHIFGEGARPDYNNVTATFIARVIDGIMPNIDPKGKVRLLHAGEAAQLAIDAAVLGTTGRIAPPGRPTPVQELYECIRGLHESYMSGLFPDLRDPFDLALFNSYRAALYPENYPFSLKVNTDPRGMLFEAAKGGGGGQTFLSRTHPGIVRGDHFHLDKVERFLVLEGDAIIRIRPVLGEEVWECRVSGSEPTAIDMPTLHTHNIENVGNAPLLTLFWTNAVFDPAAPDTYADPVAGAN comes from the coding sequence AGCTGGTCCGCATGGGGCACGAGGCCTTTTCCGACGATGCGCAGCTCGATGAAGTGATCTCCGGCGCTGAAGCAGTCCTGCACTTTGCTGGAGTCAACCGCGCAAGTGAGGAGGAGCTGAAGCGCGGTAACCCTGCTATCGCCACTCGCTTGTCAGACGCTATCGATCGGACCGGGGCGAGCCCCCATATTGTCTATGCCAATTCGACCCACGCCGCGAGCGATACGGTCTATGGCCACAGCAAGCGTATCGCTGGTGAGATCCTGGCAGCGGCTGGGACTCCCTATACAGATCTCGTCTTGCCCCATATTTTTGGCGAAGGAGCTCGCCCTGACTACAACAATGTGACCGCGACTTTCATTGCGCGCGTCATAGATGGCATAATGCCTAACATTGATCCCAAGGGGAAAGTGCGACTTTTGCATGCGGGCGAAGCTGCGCAATTGGCGATAGACGCAGCAGTACTTGGAACTACGGGCCGAATCGCCCCTCCTGGCCGACCAACCCCAGTGCAGGAATTGTACGAATGTATTCGTGGACTTCACGAAAGCTATATGAGCGGTCTATTCCCAGATTTGCGCGATCCGTTCGATCTGGCCCTGTTTAACTCCTATCGAGCAGCGCTATATCCAGAAAATTATCCCTTCAGTTTGAAGGTCAACACTGACCCTCGCGGCATGTTATTCGAAGCTGCGAAGGGGGGCGGTGGCGGCCAGACTTTTCTTAGCAGGACACATCCTGGGATTGTCCGGGGCGACCATTTTCATCTCGACAAAGTCGAACGTTTCCTGGTGTTGGAAGGCGATGCGATTATCCGGATCCGTCCGGTTCTGGGCGAAGAGGTATGGGAATGCCGCGTAAGCGGAAGCGAACCCACCGCGATCGATATGCCGACACTTCATACGCATAATATCGAGAATGTGGGCAATGCACCTTTGCTTACTTTGTTTTGGACCAATGCTGTGTTCGATCCGGCGGCACCGGACACTTATGCCGATCCTGTTGCTGGAGCCAACTGA
- the wecB gene encoding non-hydrolyzing UDP-N-acetylglucosamine 2-epimerase, translated as MTILGTRPEIIRLSRVMARLDDYVDHVIVHTGQNWDFELNEVFFEDLDVRKPDHFLGTGGGTLGETLGKILSESERVISAEQPDAVLVLGDTNSAMSAIMARRMKIPVYHMEAGNRSYDRNVPEETNRKLVDHISDFNLVYTEHARRHLLTEGVQHRRIYLTGSPMREVLNHYRGRIAASDVLDRHKLKANQYFIVSLHREENVDNAGRLRALLDTLNALAEQYDMPVIVSTHPRTRKRLEALDGAEFDTRVQFMKPFGFHDYNALQMHCFCAISDSGTIAEESSILGFPAITPRDAIERPEGLDAGCIIMTGLHRDTILDGVNAVTRMFSERQVDGLPHPIPLDYTINNTSERVVSLIIGTARLSNAWDGIRQND; from the coding sequence ATGACAATCCTCGGCACGCGCCCTGAGATCATCCGTCTCTCGCGCGTTATGGCTCGCCTCGATGACTATGTTGATCATGTCATCGTCCACACCGGCCAGAATTGGGATTTTGAACTGAACGAGGTTTTTTTCGAGGACCTCGATGTGCGAAAGCCTGATCATTTCCTCGGCACCGGAGGAGGTACACTCGGTGAAACTTTGGGCAAGATTCTGAGTGAGAGCGAACGTGTAATTAGTGCCGAACAACCGGACGCGGTCTTGGTTCTTGGTGACACCAATTCCGCCATGTCTGCGATTATGGCAAGACGGATGAAAATTCCAGTTTACCATATGGAAGCGGGCAATCGATCCTATGACCGCAACGTGCCCGAAGAAACCAATCGCAAGCTTGTTGATCACATTTCCGATTTCAACCTTGTATACACCGAGCATGCTCGCCGGCATCTGTTGACCGAAGGCGTGCAGCACCGACGTATCTATCTGACAGGTTCGCCAATGCGCGAAGTACTCAATCACTACAGGGGTCGCATTGCAGCGTCGGACGTGCTCGACCGCCACAAGCTGAAGGCGAACCAATATTTTATTGTCTCGCTGCATCGTGAAGAAAATGTCGATAATGCCGGTAGGCTTCGTGCCTTGCTCGATACGCTTAACGCGCTCGCTGAGCAGTATGACATGCCAGTAATCGTTTCGACACACCCACGGACGCGGAAGCGCCTTGAAGCTCTTGACGGAGCTGAATTCGATACGCGTGTTCAATTTATGAAGCCGTTCGGTTTCCACGACTACAATGCTCTCCAGATGCATTGTTTCTGCGCGATTTCTGATAGTGGCACGATTGCCGAAGAGAGTTCGATACTCGGTTTCCCGGCGATCACTCCGCGAGACGCTATCGAACGCCCAGAGGGACTTGACGCCGGCTGTATCATTATGACCGGCCTGCACCGGGACACGATCTTGGATGGCGTTAATGCCGTTACGAGGATGTTCAGTGAACGACAGGTTGATGGTCTGCCGCACCCGATCCCATTGGATTACACTATCAACAACACTTCGGAGCGTGTGGTAAGTTTGATAATCGGCACGGCGCGTCTATCCAATGCCTGGGACGGAATCAGGCAAAACGACTGA
- a CDS encoding glycosyltransferase family 4 protein: MTAASKAVNPEANQIRSKVVIVGEYVRAEENSTGYFWEGAISHLRSNGVNVEVVSYTRPMSARVRANAFLRLATKTVVALGLTLGILKASRRGDVVFSGTNPEILLPILALVCRLRGMRLCVLVHDVFPENLVAAGLLRRGSPAMRVLGAIYRRVYASFDKAIVIGRDMRELVDQKAGRQIAYPVHNWVDSDDVKAADRLSSGILEKLGWEDRVVFQFFGNMGRLQDIDTLLRAMDLVTTDKAAFLFAGSGVMRSAAEQACEGRDNRHVMEIDHGYSRSAMLSSCDVALVCLDQRMLGLGVPSKAYFSLAADRPILAIMDENAEVARLVTEERIGWHVRAGDPIALAAAIDRICTEEPSIGSGRCRALSKSRLSADLALEQVRRQLERLME; this comes from the coding sequence GTGACCGCCGCCAGCAAAGCTGTAAATCCAGAGGCTAACCAAATTCGGAGCAAGGTTGTCATTGTTGGGGAGTATGTGCGCGCCGAAGAGAATTCGACGGGTTATTTCTGGGAAGGCGCCATATCCCATTTGCGCTCAAATGGTGTGAATGTTGAAGTGGTCAGCTACACACGACCGATGTCAGCGCGGGTGCGCGCTAACGCCTTTCTCCGCCTCGCAACGAAGACTGTTGTGGCCCTCGGTTTAACACTCGGCATCTTAAAGGCCTCTCGGCGCGGCGATGTTGTTTTCTCTGGCACCAATCCCGAAATCTTACTGCCTATCTTAGCATTAGTTTGCCGACTGCGAGGGATGCGACTGTGTGTGCTTGTGCACGACGTGTTCCCCGAAAACCTCGTCGCCGCTGGACTTCTTAGGCGAGGCAGCCCAGCCATGCGCGTTCTTGGTGCGATCTACCGCCGGGTCTACGCATCTTTCGATAAGGCGATCGTGATCGGACGTGATATGCGGGAGTTGGTGGACCAGAAAGCAGGCCGACAGATTGCCTATCCCGTGCACAATTGGGTCGACAGCGACGATGTAAAAGCTGCCGATCGCCTCTCATCCGGCATTCTTGAGAAGCTGGGCTGGGAAGATCGTGTCGTGTTTCAGTTCTTCGGAAATATGGGCCGGTTACAGGATATCGATACGCTCCTGAGGGCGATGGACTTAGTCACAACCGACAAAGCTGCATTTTTATTCGCTGGATCTGGAGTAATGCGGTCTGCCGCCGAGCAAGCTTGCGAAGGGCGAGACAATCGGCACGTGATGGAAATCGACCACGGCTATTCGCGTAGCGCCATGCTTTCCAGTTGCGATGTTGCGCTCGTTTGCCTCGACCAACGTATGTTGGGGCTGGGTGTCCCTAGCAAGGCCTATTTTAGTCTTGCGGCAGATCGACCCATTCTGGCTATTATGGACGAGAATGCAGAAGTCGCGAGGTTGGTAACCGAAGAGCGCATTGGCTGGCATGTTCGAGCAGGGGATCCAATTGCGCTCGCTGCCGCAATCGATCGCATTTGCACTGAAGAACCATCAATCGGCTCGGGCCGATGCAGAGCCCTGAGCAAATCGAGACTGTCTGCCGACCTCGCCCTCGAGCAAGTTCGTCGCCAGCTCGAAAGGCTCATGGAATGA
- a CDS encoding NAD-dependent epimerase/dehydratase family protein gives MTRIGITGATGFIGRALVKRWANRADIVPIVRSPMSGIKGAVSVGNLNGKTNWSPAITGLDAIVHCAGRAHILKEHAEDSLEAFRKINLSATVKLGEDAAAAGVKRLVYLSSVGVMGEPQDEDGVLRITDNPAPDKPYAISKWEAEEALREIEASSGLEVVIVRPPLVYGPDAPANFRRFVDLIDKGIPLPIGRVNSLRSFVGIENLSDFLWICAKSPEAAGGTFFVSDGEDLSTADLAHCIAKNLGKSARLLPFPTSLLRLGGALVGRKADVDRLLSNVRVDISENQLRLGWRPQHSVASQLRETLESR, from the coding sequence ATGACCCGTATTGGGATAACTGGAGCGACTGGGTTCATTGGGCGGGCCTTGGTCAAAAGATGGGCCAACCGTGCCGATATCGTCCCTATCGTGCGTAGTCCGATGTCTGGGATCAAGGGCGCCGTCTCTGTTGGCAATCTGAATGGTAAGACCAACTGGTCACCAGCGATCACTGGTCTCGATGCGATAGTTCACTGTGCGGGGCGGGCACACATCTTAAAAGAGCATGCAGAGGACTCCCTCGAGGCGTTTCGCAAAATCAATTTGTCTGCAACCGTCAAGTTGGGTGAAGATGCTGCCGCAGCCGGTGTGAAACGGCTCGTTTACTTAAGTTCAGTGGGCGTAATGGGAGAGCCTCAAGATGAAGATGGCGTCTTACGCATCACTGATAATCCTGCGCCAGATAAACCCTACGCCATTTCCAAATGGGAGGCAGAGGAAGCGCTACGCGAGATAGAAGCCTCGAGTGGCCTTGAGGTTGTTATCGTTCGTCCACCCCTAGTCTATGGTCCTGATGCTCCAGCGAACTTTCGGCGCTTCGTGGACTTAATCGACAAGGGCATTCCTCTGCCTATCGGCCGGGTCAATTCACTGCGATCCTTTGTTGGCATTGAGAACCTTTCAGATTTCCTTTGGATATGCGCCAAGTCGCCAGAGGCTGCGGGGGGCACCTTCTTCGTGTCTGATGGCGAAGATCTGTCGACAGCCGATCTTGCTCACTGCATTGCTAAGAATCTGGGGAAGTCAGCGCGCTTACTTCCTTTTCCAACCTCGCTTTTGCGGCTGGGAGGGGCTTTGGTAGGGCGCAAGGCCGACGTAGACCGGCTCTTGAGCAATGTCCGGGTGGATATTTCGGAGAATCAGCTTCGACTGGGTTGGCGCCCGCAACACAGTGTGGCTTCACAACTGCGTGAAACGTTGGAGAGCAGGTGA